TAAAGATAGGATAAGAGATTGACAGAGTAATTTTTTGGTGTTCTGAGGGaggaaatttttaaatctgtaaagAGAACGAAGCGTACCAGTTACTTTGCGACTTACTTCAGTAACTTGATTTACCCAGCTGAAAGTGGGGTCAATATGCAACCCAAGATCTTTGACGCTAGGGCAGAaaggaatattattatgacCAAATTTAATAGGAGACACAGTTTCACAATTTAACTTGCTAAGTTGCCCAGAACTACCCACAATGATAGCCTGACACTTTTTCGGGTTCACAAAGATACCAAACTCTTTCGACCACTCAGCAATGTGATCAGATCTTGGCGATGATGACGTCATCGTCCTTCTCGAAATGCTCGCCCAGCTTGTCGTAGATGGGCGCGAGCTGTTTGCAGTGGCCGCACCAAGGTGCGTAGAACTCGACCAGCACCTTCTTGCCCTCGTCGAAGACCACTTCATCAAAGTTGGTGGCGACGAGCACTTTCACAGGCTTGGCGTTCCAGTCCGAAGGCAGGTCTTCGCTCAACAGGTGCTGTTTCAGGGTGCCGGCGAAGAAGGATTGCACGAACTCCTCGATGCTGTTGGCTGTGAGCTCGTCGGTGGGAGGCTTGTACTTGGCCATGTCTTGTTCCAGGGCGATGAGACGCGCTGATGGCACTTCGTCCTTCTTCATGCCGAAGAATTCCAGGATCCTCTGGTGGTCATCTTCGTCGGTGTCGATAGCCACAGTCATGATCCTGTCGCGGTAGGCCTTGGCAACGGGCTTCAGGTCTTCCAGGTACTTGTCGAAATCACCATTTTTCTTGGACAGGAACAGAAGGAGGTGGTATTTGATCTGTCCTCCGAAGATCTTGGAAGCGGTCTCGTGGGAGAACTCCACAATGGTGGGCATGCTGTTGACAAACACCCATGATTTGAACAGGTCCTCGTCGAACTTTTCCGCTTCGTACTTGACACGGGGCTCTTCGAAGTTCTTAAATAGAACAACATCTTCGTTTTCAGCCTCCAACTCCTTCACCAGTTTCTCATCTTGGACAATGGCAAAGATTTGGTCATCAA
The sequence above is drawn from the Amyelois transitella isolate CPQ chromosome 18, ilAmyTran1.1, whole genome shotgun sequence genome and encodes:
- the LOC106136655 gene encoding LOW QUALITY PROTEIN: protein disulfide-isomerase-like (The sequence of the model RefSeq protein was modified relative to this genomic sequence to represent the inferred CDS: substituted 2 bases at 2 genomic stop codons), whose translation is MRVILFSLAIAFIGVALGDEVQTEDNVLVLTKSNFDSIVSTTDFILVEFYAPWCGHCKSLAPEYAKAATKLAEEESPIKLAKVDATQEQDLAENYGVRGYPTLKFFRNGSPVDYSGGRQADDIVAWLKKKTGPPAIEVTSAEQAKELIAANPVIVFGFFTDKEAAKAKAFLGIAAIVDDQIFAIVQDEKLVKELEAENEDVVLFKNFEEPRVKYEAEKFDEDLFKSWVFVNSMPTIVEFSHETASKIFGGQIKYHLLLFLSKKNGDFDKYLEDLKPVAKAYRDRIMTVAIDTDEDDHQRILEFFGMKKDEVPSARLIALEQDMAKYKPPTDELTANSIEEFVQSFFAGTLKQHLLSEDLPSDWNAKPVKVLVATNFDEVVFDEGKKVLVEFYAPWCGHCKQLAPIYDKLGEHFEKDDDVIIAKIXSHCXMDATVNELEHTKITSFPTIKLYTKDNQVREYKGERTLAGLTKFVETDGEAAEATPSVSEFEEEEEAPARDEL